DNA from Mycolicibacterium alvei:
ACCGAACCTGGGCACCCGCCATGGCTGCCGCCCGCAGCAGACCGTTGCGATCAGCGGCGAGAAGTCCGTCGCCGTCGTCCAGGTCCACCGTGGCGTCCACGGCGTTCACGGCACCGGCTCGCTCACCCCACGGATCTGCGCCGAAACTGTGTCGACGAGCGCGGCGACGTCCTCGACGGTGCGGGCTTCCACATTCAGCCGCAGTAGCGGTTCGGTGTTCGACGTGCGCAGGTTGAACCAACTGCCCTCGCCGAGATCGACGGTGACGCCGTCGAGGTGGTCGATGGATTGGATCGAGCTGCCGAACGACCTCAGTACGGCTGCCACGCACGCCGGTGCATCGCTCACGGTGAAGTTGATCTCGCCGGAGGCCTCATATCGCTGATAGTCCGCCATGAACTCCGAGAGCGGGCGGTCCTGCTCGCCCAGTGCGGCCAACACGTGCAGCGCGGCAAGCATGCCCGAATCGGCGCCCCAGAAGTCACGGAAGTAGTAGTGCGCCGAGTGTTCCCCACCGAAGATGGCGCCGGTCTCGGCCATCAGGCCCTTGATATAGGAATGCCCGACGCGGGACCGCACCGGAGTGCCGCCGCGCTCGATCACCAGCTCGGGAACCGCACGCGAGGTGATCAGGTTGTGGATCACCGTGGCACCGATCTCCCGGTTGAGCTCACGCGCGGCCACCAGTGCGGTCACCGCCGACGGCGACACCGGACGCCCGAGTTCGTCGACCACGAAGCAGCGGTCGGCGTCGCCGTCGAACGCCAGGCCGATATCGGCACCGCCGGCCAACACGTGGGCCTGCAGGTCGACGAGGTTGGCCGGATCCAGCGGATTGGCCTCGTGGTTGGGGAAGCTGCCGTCGAGTTCGAAGAAAAGCGGGAGGATGGTGACACCCGGGATCTGCCTGAGCACCGCGGGCGTGGTGTGGCCGGCCATGCCGTTGCCCGCATCGACGGCGATCCGCAGCGGGCGCAGCGCGCTCAGATCGACCAGGGACCGAAGGAAGTCGCCGTAGTCGGCCAGTACGTCACGATCGGAGCTCGTGCCGGCCGCGCCGTCGTAGGCGGGCACCCCGGCGATCACCTCGTCGGCAATGACGGTCAGCCCGGTGTCCTTGCCCACCGGCTTGGCCCCGGCGCGGCACAGTTTGATCCCGTTGTAGGCGGCCGGGTTGTGACTGGCGGTGAACATCGCTCCGGGGCAGTCCAACAGTCCCGAGGCGAAATACAGCTGATCGGTGGAGGCCAGCCCGATTCGGACGACGTCCAGCCCCTGGGCAGTGACGCCGTCGGCGAATGCGGCGGAAAGCGAAGGCGAACTCTCCCGCATGTCATAGCCGATCACGACCTGTGCGGCGCCTTCGGCGCGGACCAACCGAGCGAAGGCACCACCGACATCGGCCACGAAGGCCTCATCGATCTGACTGCCGACCAGCCCTCGGACGTCATAGGCCTTGATGACATCGTGAACGGCCGCCGCTGGCCTAGACATATAGCTCCTTGTGAAACGGGATCGTTGGCGCCAGCCTAACCGTCGGGCGACGTCGACACGTTCACTACTCGTGGGCCGGTCGACGTCTCATCAGGTCTTAATCGGTGGGATCCGGCAACACCCGCAGGTGCCCGCGTCGGCGGCCGTTGGTCTCGGCGGGACGTGCCTGCGGTGCCATCACCGCGCTGGCACCCACACCAGCGGAGGGATCGGAGAATCCGGCCACCACCCCGCCGCGGGGAACCGCACCGGGCTGGCCTTCCCGGACCGCATCGGCCAGCGCCACCAGATCGTCCTCGTCGGGATGGGTGGGCAACGGACCGGCATGACGCACCAACTCCCAGCCTCGTGGCGCAGTGATGCGGCCGGCGTGGCCGACACAAAGGTCCCAGGAGTGGGGTTCAGACACCGTGGCCAGAGGTCCGACTACCGCCGTGGAGTCGGAGTAGACGAAGGTCAACGTCGCCACGGCATAGTGCGGGCACCCGGGCCGGCAGCAGCGACGGGGAACATTCACGCAACAGAGATTACTTCGGACGATCGCTGTCCGGCGCCGGACACGCGCAGCCGTCGAGTCCAGATCCCGAACCGTTACGATCATCGCCGTGGCCCAGCGCAACCTATGGCGATCGCGTCGCGGCCGCGATATGCGCGGACCGCTACTTCCGCGCTCGGTTCCCGGCTGGCGTAGCCGCGCCGAGCGGTTCGACATGGCGGTGCTGGAAGCGTATGAGCCGATCGAACGGCGGTGGGCGTCGCGGATCAAAGATCTCGATGTCGCCGTCGACGAGATACCGCGGATGTCCCCGAAAGATCCCGACAGTGTGCAATGGCCACCCGAGGTGATCGCCGATGGCCCGATCGCGTTGGCGCGGCTGATACCTGCCGGGGTAGACGTCAGAGGAAATGCGACCCGGGCTCGAATTGTCTTGTTCCGCAAGCCCATCGAGCGCCGGGTCAAAGGATCAGATGAGCTGGCTGACCTGCTGCATGAAATCCTGGTGGCCCAGGTGGCCACCTATCTGGGAGTCGAACCGTCCGTCATCGACCCAACGATCGACGACGACTGACACGTTGCGTCAGATGATGCCGCGTTTGAGTCGGCGACGCTCCCGTTCGGACAATCCTCCCCAGATACCGAAACGCTCGTCGTGCGCAAGCGCATACTCCAAGCAGGCATCCTTGACTTCGCAGCCCAGGCAGATGCGCTTGGCCTCGCGGGTAGACCCGCCCTTCTCCGGGAAGAACGCCTCCGGGTCGGTCTGCGCGCAGAGCGCACGTTCCTGCCATTGGTCGTCTTCGTCTTCCGGATCAACATCAATGTGTTCGGGAACCGAACCCACCGGTACCAGACTCAGTTGGGGGCGTCCGACCCCAATCGGTGTCGTTCCCGTGTTGATGTGCGGTGCGTTGTCTACCGAGCCGAGTAGCCGATCGTCAAATCGGACCACATGATCGAAATCGCCGCTCTCATAAGACATTTTCCCCCGCCTCCTCACTCGGTCTCATAGATCCTAAGTGGAGTCCCACCCTTGCGATGCGCGGTCACTCCATTCGAACAGTTGATCGAATCTCGGTCCGCGACACCGGAATCGGTCACCAACCGGGAAATGACACATCTGTGATTACACACGTGTTAGCTGCCGGGGTCAAGCGCCAGAGCGCGAATTCATACCATCTCGTTATGTCAAATCGGCGCGTCGCGACATCGGCGTGTCCTGCTCGTGACTACGCCGTTTCCATCCGGACGCGCTCAACGCCTAGGGTCGGACGTTGTGAGGATCACCGTTCTGGTCGGCGGCGTCGGAGGCGCCCGGTTTTTGCTGGGAGTGCAGCACCTGTTTGGCCTCGGCCAGTTCGCGGAGGCCGACAGCAAGCACGAACTCACCGCGATCGTGAACGTCGGCGACGATGCCTGGATGCACGGCGTCCGGATCTGCCCGGACCTCGACACCTGCATGTACACGCTGGGCGGCGGTATCGATCCCGTACGTGGTTGGGGCCACCGCGATGAGACCTGGCACGCCAAGGAGGAACTCGCCGCATACGGCGTACAGCCCGACTGGTTCGGCCTGGGCGACCGGGACCTGGCCACCCATCTGGTCCGTACCCAGATGCTGCGTGCCGGCTACCCGCTGTCGCAGGTCACCGAGGCTTTGTGCAAGCGTTGGTCACCGGGGGCGCGGTTGCTGCCGGTCACCGACGACCGCAGTGAGACACACGTGGTGATCACCGACCCGGCCGACGGTGACCGCCGCGCGATCCACTTCCAGGAGTGGTGGGTGCGTTACCGCGCGCAGGTGCCCTCGCACAGCTTTGCGTTCGTCGGCGCGGAACAGGCAACCGCCGCACCGGGCGTCGCCGAAGCGATCGCCGAGGCGGATGTGGTGTTGCTGGCGCCGTCAAATCCGGTCGTGAGCATCGGACCGATCCTGCAGATCCCCGGAGTCCGCGGCGCACTGCGCTCGACCAAGGCGCCGGTCGTCGGCTACTCCCCCATCATCAACGGAAAACCGTTGCGCGGCATGGCAGATGAGTGCCTGTCCATCATCGGGGTGGACTCCACCTCACAGGCCGTCGGCCAGCACTTCGGGGCCCGGTCGGGCACCGGGATCCTGGACGGCTGGCTGGTACACGAAGGCGATGAGGCCGAGATCGAGGGGGTTCAGGTGCGTGCGGTCCCACTGCTGATGACGGACCCGTCGACGACCGCCGAGATGGTGCGGGCCGGTCTTGATCTCGCAGGCGTTCGACTGTGACCACCGGGGTGCGCACCGAGCACGGATCGGCCGGCCGGGTCGAGATCCTGCCCGTACCAGGGCTCCCCGAGTTCCGGCCCGGAGATGATCTGGCCGCGGCCCTCGCCGAGGCGGCCCCATGGTTGCGTGACGGGGACGTGCTGGTCATCACCAGCAAGATCGTCTCCAAGTGCGAAGGCCGCATCGTCACCGCTCCTTCCGATCCCGACGAGCGGGACGCCCTGCGGCGCAAACTGATCGACGGCGAGGCGGTTCGGGTACTGGCACGTAAGGGTCGGACCCTGATCACCGAGAACGCCATCGGACTGGTCCAGGCCGCGGCCGGAGTCGACGGGTCCAATGTCGAATCGAACGAGTTGGCGCTGCTGCCAACCGATCCCGATAGCAGCGCGCAGACGTTGCGGGAAGACCTGGGTGAGCGACTCGGCATCTCCATCGGTGTCGTGATCACCGACACCATGGGCCGGGCCTGGCGAAACGGCCAAGCCGATTTTGCGATCGGTGCATCCGGGCTCACGGTGTTGCACGGATACGCGGGCGCGCACGATCGGCACGGCAACGAGCTACTGGTCACCGAAGTCGCAGTGGCCGACGAGATCGCCGCGGCGGCCGATCTGGTGAAAGGCAAACTCACCGCGATCCCGGTCGCGGTGGTCCGCGGCCTGGAGCTGACCGATGACGGGTCGAACGGCCGCACACTGCTCCGCTCCGGCGAGGACGATCTGTTCTGGCTCGGTACGGCCGAGGCTATCCAGATGGGACGCAGCCAAGCTCAGCTACTGCGTCGCTCGGTGCGTACCTTCTCCGCTGAGCCGGTCGATCACGCACTCATCGAAGCCGCGGTCGGCGAGGCGCTCACCGCGCCCGCGCCGCATCACACCCGCCCGGTGCGCTTCGTCTGGGTGCAGGACGGCGCCACCCGCATGCGGCTGCTGGACCGGATGAAGGACCGGTGGCGTGCCGATCTCACCGGGGACGGCCGAGATCCCGAGTCCGTCGAGCGGCGGGTGAACCGCGGTCAGATCCTGTACGACGCTCCGGAACTGGTCATTCCCTTCATGGTTCCCGACGGAGCCCACAGCTATCCGGACGATATCCGCACCCGGGCCGAGCACACCATGTTCACCGTCGCCGTGGGTGCGGCCGTGCAGGCCCTGCTGGTGGCGCTGGCCGTGCGCGAGGTGGGCAGCTGCTGGATCGGCTCCACGATCTTCGCCGGCGATCTGGTCCGTTCCGAGCTAGATCTCCCGGCGGATTGGGAGCCCTTGGGCGCCATCGCGATCGGTCACCCCGC
Protein-coding regions in this window:
- a CDS encoding phosphomannomutase/phosphoglucomutase, which produces MSRPAAAVHDVIKAYDVRGLVGSQIDEAFVADVGGAFARLVRAEGAAQVVIGYDMRESSPSLSAAFADGVTAQGLDVVRIGLASTDQLYFASGLLDCPGAMFTASHNPAAYNGIKLCRAGAKPVGKDTGLTVIADEVIAGVPAYDGAAGTSSDRDVLADYGDFLRSLVDLSALRPLRIAVDAGNGMAGHTTPAVLRQIPGVTILPLFFELDGSFPNHEANPLDPANLVDLQAHVLAGGADIGLAFDGDADRCFVVDELGRPVSPSAVTALVAARELNREIGATVIHNLITSRAVPELVIERGGTPVRSRVGHSYIKGLMAETGAIFGGEHSAHYYFRDFWGADSGMLAALHVLAALGEQDRPLSEFMADYQRYEASGEINFTVSDAPACVAAVLRSFGSSIQSIDHLDGVTVDLGEGSWFNLRTSNTEPLLRLNVEARTVEDVAALVDTVSAQIRGVSEPVP
- a CDS encoding DUF3499 domain-containing protein, which produces MNVPRRCCRPGCPHYAVATLTFVYSDSTAVVGPLATVSEPHSWDLCVGHAGRITAPRGWELVRHAGPLPTHPDEDDLVALADAVREGQPGAVPRGGVVAGFSDPSAGVGASAVMAPQARPAETNGRRRGHLRVLPDPTD
- a CDS encoding metallopeptidase family protein, whose protein sequence is MRGPLLPRSVPGWRSRAERFDMAVLEAYEPIERRWASRIKDLDVAVDEIPRMSPKDPDSVQWPPEVIADGPIALARLIPAGVDVRGNATRARIVLFRKPIERRVKGSDELADLLHEILVAQVATYLGVEPSVIDPTIDDD
- a CDS encoding WhiB family transcriptional regulator codes for the protein MSYESGDFDHVVRFDDRLLGSVDNAPHINTGTTPIGVGRPQLSLVPVGSVPEHIDVDPEDEDDQWQERALCAQTDPEAFFPEKGGSTREAKRICLGCEVKDACLEYALAHDERFGIWGGLSERERRRLKRGII
- the cofD gene encoding 2-phospho-L-lactate transferase, with the translated sequence MRITVLVGGVGGARFLLGVQHLFGLGQFAEADSKHELTAIVNVGDDAWMHGVRICPDLDTCMYTLGGGIDPVRGWGHRDETWHAKEELAAYGVQPDWFGLGDRDLATHLVRTQMLRAGYPLSQVTEALCKRWSPGARLLPVTDDRSETHVVITDPADGDRRAIHFQEWWVRYRAQVPSHSFAFVGAEQATAAPGVAEAIAEADVVLLAPSNPVVSIGPILQIPGVRGALRSTKAPVVGYSPIINGKPLRGMADECLSIIGVDSTSQAVGQHFGARSGTGILDGWLVHEGDEAEIEGVQVRAVPLLMTDPSTTAEMVRAGLDLAGVRL
- a CDS encoding coenzyme F420-0:L-glutamate ligase; the protein is MTTGVRTEHGSAGRVEILPVPGLPEFRPGDDLAAALAEAAPWLRDGDVLVITSKIVSKCEGRIVTAPSDPDERDALRRKLIDGEAVRVLARKGRTLITENAIGLVQAAAGVDGSNVESNELALLPTDPDSSAQTLREDLGERLGISIGVVITDTMGRAWRNGQADFAIGASGLTVLHGYAGAHDRHGNELLVTEVAVADEIAAAADLVKGKLTAIPVAVVRGLELTDDGSNGRTLLRSGEDDLFWLGTAEAIQMGRSQAQLLRRSVRTFSAEPVDHALIEAAVGEALTAPAPHHTRPVRFVWVQDGATRMRLLDRMKDRWRADLTGDGRDPESVERRVNRGQILYDAPELVIPFMVPDGAHSYPDDIRTRAEHTMFTVAVGAAVQALLVALAVREVGSCWIGSTIFAGDLVRSELDLPADWEPLGAIAIGHPADRLPPRDPVPTDGLLVVK